CGACCCCCGCCCGGCGCGCGATCCCCTCGATGGACATCCGCGCGTAGCCGACGGTCGCGAGCTCCTCGAAGACGGCCGCCCGGATGGCTTCCGTCACGTCCTCCCGCAATACGGCCGCCCCCGCGGGGGCCCGGCGGCGCCGGGGCTGCTGGGGCTCGTCGGGCTTCGTCGTCATGCCGACAGCATAGGGCGTCACGACGAAACGGTTGCGTTCCGACGTTCGGTCGACGTACGCTCCCGTTACGACGATACGGTCCCGTCCCGACGTAAGAGGCCGTGAAGAGTCCGGTAAGAAGAGCCTCATCCCCTCGCTCTTCACGCCCCCACAGATCCCACCCCCCGAACGAAAGCAGCGGATGTGAGCCAGGTCCTCCACACACCGCCCCAGGCACCGGCCCCGGCCGACGACGACCTCGCGGCCCTCGCCGCCCGCCACGGCCTCTCCGTCAGCGGCGCCCGCCCCTCCCTGCCCGAGTACGTCCGCCAGCTGTGGGCCCGCCGCCACTTCATCACCGCGTTCGCCACCGCCAAGCTCACCGCCCAGTACAGCCAGGCGAAGCTCGGCCAGGTCTGGCAGGTGATGACCCCGCTGCTGAACGCGGCGGTGTACTACTTCATCTTCGGCGTGCTGCTCGGCACCAAGCACGGCGTGCCGGACTACATCCCGTTCCTGGTCACGGGCGTGTTCATCTGGACGTTCACGCAGAGCTCGATCATGGCGGGCACCCGCGCCATCTCCGGCAACCTCGGCCTGGTGCGCGCCCTGCACTTCCCGCGGGCCGCGCTGCCCCTGTCGTTCTGCCTCCAGCAGCTCCAGCAGCTGATGTTCTCGATGGGCGCCCTGGTCGTCATCCTGCTCTGCTTCGGCGTGCCGGTCGGGGTGTCCTGGCTGCTGGCGCTGCCGGCGCTGTTTCTCCAGTTCACGTTCAACGCGGGCGTCTCCATGGTCATGGCGCGCATGGGCGCCAAGACCCCGGACGTCGCCCAGCTGATGCCGTTCGTGCTGCGCACCTGGATGTACGTCTCGGGTGTCATGTGGAGCATCGACAAGCTGGCACAGAAGGACAGCCTCCCGCACGTGGTCACGGTGGCCCTGGCGGCCAACCCGGCCGCCGTCTACATCGACCTGATGCGCTTCGCCCTGATCGACAGCTTCCACGCGAGCCAGCTCCCGCTCCACGTGTGGGCGCTCGCCGCCGGCTGGGCTCTGGTCGCCGGCGTCGGCGGCTTCATCTACTTCTGGAAGGCTGAGGAGACGTACGGCCGTGGCTGAGCACCTGAGCGAGAAGATCCCCACCGTCGTCGCCGACGGCGTCGACATCGTCTACCGCGTCAACGGCACCGGCGCCGGACGCGGCTCCGCGACCGCCGCCCTCAACCGCATGCTGCGCCGCAAGCAGACCGAGAAGGCGTCGGGCGTGCGCCGGGTGCACGCCGTGAAGAACGTGTCCTTCGTCGCGTACCGGGGCGAGGCGATCGGCCTGATCGGCACCAACGGCTCCGGCAAGTCGACCCTGCTGAAGGCCGTCGCCGGGCTGCTCCCCGTGGAGAACGGCCGTATCCACACCGACGGCCAGCCCTCCCTGCTCGGCGTCAACGCGGCCCTGATGAACGACCTGACCGGCGAGCGCAACGTGTACCTCGGCGGCCTGGCCATGGGCATGTCCCGCGAGCAGATCAAGGAGCGCTACCAGGACATCGTCGATTTCTCCGGCATCAACGAGAAGGGCGACTTCATCACGCTGCCGATGCGCACGTACTCCTCGGGCATGGCCGCGCGGCTGCGGTTCTCCATCGCCGCCGCCAAGGACCACGACGTGCTGCTGATCGACGAGGCGCTGGCCACCGGCGACCGCTCCTTCCAGAAGCGCTCCGAGGAGCGCATCCGCGAGCTGCGCAAGCACGCCGGAACGGTGTTCCTGGTCAGCCACAACAACAAGTCGATCCGCGACACCTGCGACCGCGTGCTGTGGCTGGAGCGCGGGGAACTGCGCATGGACGGGCCGACGGAGGACGTCCTCAAGGAGTACGAGGCGTTCACCGGCGACAGGTCCGCCAAGCCGAAGCCGAAGGAGCCGGTTCCGTCATGAGGCGTGCCCCAGTCGATCCTTTTGTCGCATTGATGGCACCATGAGCGAATAAGGTCCGCCTGCCGCGACGGGATGGAGGAGCCCTGTGATGCCCGAGCTCAGCGTCATCGTCCACGGGCCGAACGTTCAGGACCATCTGACCGAGCTCCTCGACTCCCTCGCCGCCCACCCCCTTCCGGACGCCGAGGTGATCGTGGCCGCGGTCGGCGACTGGGCCCGGGAGACGGCCGAGCGGCACACACCGGACGGGCAGGTCGTCCCACTGCCGGACGGTACGGGCGACGCCGCGGCCCGGGCGGCGGGGGCGGCGCGGGCCTCCGGCCGCTGGCTGCACTTCGTCCACGCCAAGGACGGACTGCCCGCCGGCGCCCTGCGCACGGTCGCCGAGCGGGTGGCCGAGCTGCCCGGCGAGGTGGACGTCCTGCTCCTGGACCACGTCCGCAGCACCTGGCACACCTCCGGCATGCCCTCCCGGGACGGCTCCCTGCTCGCCCGGGCGGGCCGTGCCGACGTCACCCTCGACGACTGCGCGCCCCTGCTGCGGCTGACCCCGCTGCTCGGCACCCGCGTGCTGCGCGCGGACTTCTGGCGGGCGCACGAACAGCGGCTCACCACCGACGACGAGCCGTACGCCGCCCTGGCCGCCCTGCTGCTCGCCGACCGCGTCGCCTGCCTGCCGCACGTCGCCTACGAGGACCGCAGGCTGCGCCCCGCGAGCCTGCCCCCGGTCACGCCCGAGCAGTGCTACGGCCTCGTCGAGCGCTACGAGTCGCTCCTCGACCTCACCCGGGACCGCCGCGCCGCCCACGCCGCGCTCTACGACGTCATGGTCCGCGACTGCCTGCGCACCTTCGCGCGCGGCGGCATGCCGGAGGAGGTCGCGCGGGAGTTCTTCGGGCGGGCGTCGCTGGCCGCCCTGCGCCGCCGCCCCGAGGGCTACCGGCGCCCGGCCGGTCTCGAAGGCGTCCGGCGCTCCCTGCTCGAGGAGGGCGCCTACGGCAGGTACCGGGCCTTCCAGGTCGTCAACCGCACCCGCCGCACCGCCAGGTCGGCCGTACGGACCCGGAAGCGGCAGGCCGGCGCCAAGCTCCGCGACCACCAGTACCGCAGGGCACTCGGCCGCCCGGTCAATCCCCACCTGGCGGTGTTCTCCGCGTACTGGAACCGCGGTGTCGCCTGCAACCCGGCCGCGATCGCCGCGAAGCTCGCCGAACTCGCCCCGCAGATCCACCCGGTGTGGGTGGTGACCGAGGAGAACGCGGCCCTGCTGCCGCCCGGCACCGACCACGTCGTGCCCGGCAGCCGCCGCTACTGGGAGGTGCTGGCGACCGCCAAGTACCTCGTCAACAACGTCAACTTCCCCAACGCTGTGGTCAAACGCCCCGACGCGATCCACCTCCAGACCCACCACGGCACGCCGCTGAAGCGCATGGGCATCGACCAGATGGCGTACCCGGCGGCCGCGCAGGGCCTGGACTTCCAGGCGCTGCTGGCGCGCATCGACAAGTGGGACTACAGCGTCTCCGCCAACAGCCACACCACGCGCATGTGGGAGCGCGCGTACCCGTCGCGCTACGTCTCCCTCGACCACGGCTATCCGCGCAACGACGTCTACTACACGGCCGGCGCCGCGGACATCCGCCAGGTCCGCGACAGGCTCGGCATCGCGCCGGGCCGCCGGGCCGTCCTCTACGCGCCCACCCACCGCGACTACGAGGCCGGCTGGACTCCGCGCCTGGACCTCGCCGCCCTCGCCGACCGCCTCGGCGATGACACGGTCCTGCTCGTCCGCGGCCACTACTTCTACGGCGGCGCGGCCTCCCCCCTCACCAACCTGCGCCGCACGGGCCGGATCATCGACGTCTCCTCCTACGACCCGGTGGAGGAGCTGTGCCTGGCGGCGGACGCCCTGGTCACGGACTACTCCTCGATCATGTTCGACTACGCCAACCTCGACCGCCCGATCGTCATCCACGCCGACGACTGGGAGACGTACCGCACGACCCGCGGCGTCTACTTCGACCTGATGGCCGAGGCCCCGGGCCCCATCGCCCGCACCCAGCAGGAGCTGACGGAGATCCTCGCCACCGAGGCCTGGCGCGACGAGGGCGCGACGAAGTCCCGGGCCGTCTTCCGGCGCCGGTTCTGCGAGTACGACGACGGACGTGCCGCCGAACGCGTCGTCCGCCGGGTCTTCCTCGGTCAGGACGAACGCGACCTGCCGCCGGTGCTGCCGATCGAGGAACGCACCCCGGCCCCGACCCCGCAGGAGGCGACCGCATGAGGACCCCCGACGTCACCGTGACGGTCATCGTCTACAACGACGCCGAACGCCTCACCCGCGCGGTCGACTCGGTCCGCCGGCAGACCCACGCGAACGTGGAGATCGTCATCAGCGACGACCACTCGACGGACGAGACGCCGGATGTGGCACGGCGTCTTGCGGCCGAGGATCCCCGCGTCCGCCATCTCCGCCTGGAGCGGAACAGCGGTGGTTGCAGCGTTCCGCGCAACCGTGCCCTGGAGACCGCCCGGGCGCCGTACCTGATGTTCCTGGACAGCGACGACGAACTCCCCGACGACGCCGTCGAACTGCTGCTCGCCGCGCACCGCGAACGTGAGATCGACTTCGCGATGGGCGCGGTGCAGCGCGTCCGGGTCGACAACGGCCGCCGCTCGACGTGGATGCCCCACCTGGTCGCCGAGCGCCGCACCCTCGGCGGCATCGAGGCCGACCCGCGTCTGCTCTTCGAGCACCTCGCCACCAGCAAGATGTACGCCCGCGCCTTCCTCGACCGGCACGGCCTGCGCTTCCCCGAGGGCATCCACTACGAGGACCAGCTGTTCTCGGCTCAGGCGTACTGCCTGGCCAAGTCCTTCACGATCATCCCGGAGCCGGTCTACCGGTGGTACGTGGCCCCGTTCGCCGCCTCCGAGGCCGCGTCGATCTCCAACCAGCGGCACAAGCTGACCAACGTCCGCGACCGCGTCCACGTCCAGCACCTCATCGACGCGTTCCTGGCGGAGAGCGGGCACGAGTCGCTGCGGGAGGACAAGGACCACAAGTTCCTCAAGCACGACTTCCGGATGTACGCCGGTGACCTGCCCTACCGGGACGAGGAGTGGCTGTCCTCCTTCGCGGACATCGTCACGCCGTACCTGGACACGCTCACCCCGGGCGCGTTCGCCCGCCTCCCCCGCGCCGAACGAGTCGTCATCCAGCTGATCCGCGACCACCGCCTGCCGGAGGCCAGGCTGGCGGCACGGGGCCTCGGTCACGGAGTGGCCCCGAGGCAGGTGACGACGGACGAACAGGGCCGCACCTACTGGGGCGACCACATCCCATCCTCGGACCGGTCCCGTCGCGAACTGGACATCTCGGACCTGGAACTGGAAACGCGCCCCTTCCCGAGCGCCCAGTTCCGCCACGAGATCACGGAGATCACCCGGGGCCCGGGCGCCTCAGTCGACCTCTCCATCCGCACGTACGACCCGGCCCTGCGCCTCCCGGTCGGCCCTCACCGCGCTACTCTCCTCATCGCCCCGGGCCGGCGCCGCCTCCGTGTCCCGTTCCGCCTCTCCCCCGTCCGCCCCGGCACCTTCGAGGGCCACGCCCACCTGGACCTGGCAGCGGCCCCCCTCCCTTTCCAGGGCTTCGCCGGAGTCCGCCACCCGTTGGTCCGACTGGAACACCAGGGCTTGTCCCACACGGGCCTCCTCCTGGCCCCGCTGACCTTCCCGTCGTTGACGACCCAGGTGCCGTCCCACCGCCTGACGGTAGAACCGGAGGGCCACGGCCCGGGCCGCTTGCAGGTCCGCTGGGAACCGGTGGGCGTGACGGCGAGGGTGGTACGCCCCGTGGTGCGACGGGTGGCCCGACCGAGGGTGAAGAGGGCAGCGCGCTTGCTGGCAAGCGCGCTGAAGTAAGCCCGCCCAGCTGCGGGCAGTCGTGCCGCCGGGGCGGCACGGGTGGGCATGGGGGGTACCCCCCGCTCGAGCGAAGCCGAAAGCTTGGGGGAGGCACCCCGCCACGCCGGGCCGCGGACCCACCCGACCTCACAGCGTCGTACCGCTCATCGCACCACGGCGTAGAGCACCTGCCCCCGAGGCCCCCGGGCCACCTCCCGCAACTCCGCACCACGCCCGGCGGCACCGCCCGTATCCACGACCCACCGCACCCCGTACTCCCGAAGAATCTCCCCCCGCTCCCGCCCCGACGTCCCCTCCGCGAAGTACCTCCGCACAACCCCCTCCCGCCGCCCCTCATCCGGCAGGAAGAAGTCGGGATACCCAGGCGCCACGGTGTACGCCCCATACGCCGGGATCTGCCGAGCCGGCCGCCCCGCCCGGGCCATCACCACATCCCCGTACTTCACCCAGGGCGTCATCCAGTGGTACCCCTCCCACGGCCGCCGGTACTTCTCCGCGACGGCCTCCGGCAGATCCCCTCGCTTCACCACGTAGCCGACCGTCCCCACCTGCGTCCAAGCCCCCACGACCAACGCCGCCCCCAACGCACACGCCCACCCCACCCGAGCCCACCGCAGCCCGGCCTCCCCCACCTCCACCGCCACCGCCACCTGCGCCGGAATCAACGCCGCCGGAAACGCCCGCCCCCACGACCAGTGCCCGCTCAGCCCGCCCACCGCCACCACGACCACCCCCAGCACGAAGAACAGCACCAGCGGATCCCACCGGTCCCGCCACCACCGCACGCCCAGCGCCATCACCCCGAGCAGCACCAGCCAGTACCGCCCGAGCAGGTCCTCGTACAGGGGTCGGTGCACCGACTCCAGGTCACCCTCGGCCCCCGACAGCGCGAAGAAGTCGTAGTACGGCCACAGCAGCAGGACGGCCAGCCCCAGCACCAGCCCGCCGCCCAGCCGGATCCACACCACCCGCCCCGGCCGCGCGGCGACCACCGTCGCGACCGCCCCCAGCGTGGCCACGAAACCCGAGAACTGATGGCACAGCAGGATCACCGCCCACAGCGCCCCCAGCCCGAGCCACACGCCCCACCCCGCGTCACCGTGCCCGTCACCGTCACCGCGCACCGCCCGCCCGAGCCAAGCCCACAAGTGGAACGCGAGCCCCAGCGCGAACACGCTCGGATACGACACCGTCAGCGCGAGCGAGTTGAGCCCGTAGAAGCCGCTCCAGTTGAACAGGACCGTCCCCCACAGGAACAGCAGGCTCAGCACGGCCAGTGCGGGCGCGGCACGATGGCCGCTCAGCGTCCGTACGTACCGCCACACCCCCGACAGCAGCAGCGCGAGCCCCGCCAGCGCCCCCAGTCGCAGCACCACGAAGACCGACAGACCGCTCACCCGGGCGACACAGCCGAGCACCAGCATCCAGGGCGAGTAGTACGGACTCGGCGTGTCCGCGTCGACGAGCGGATTGCCCGGGTCGACGAGATCGTGCCGCAGCCGCTGGACGGTCGCGGCGTGCATGCCGAGATCCCCGGCCCACGGCAGCCGGACGATCACGAGGACCAGCAGCAGGACGACCACCGCGGCGGCCGCCTGCGCGGTGAGGACGGCCGGTCTAGGTGCGGCGCGCATCGTGCTGGAACACCCAGGTGCGGTAGACGAGGAAGCGGAAGGCGGAGGCCAGCACGATGGAGGCCGCCTTGACCGCGTTGGACTCCAAGGGGCCGGCAAGGCCGAGCCCGTGGTATCCGGCGTAGAACAGCCCGCTTTCCATGACCACGCCGACTCCGCTGAAGCCGAAGAACAGCGCGATCTGGCGCCGGGTCCGGGACGCCCTGTCCCGGTAGGTGAAATACCGGAACCCGAGGTAGTTGGTGCCCATGGCGACGAGGCTGGCCAGCACGGTCGCCGGCATGGCGGCCCGGTGCAACCCGTGCAGGAGCACGTTGAACACCAGGAAGTTCACCGCGACGCCGCTCCCGCCGACCAGCGCGAAGTTCACCACTTCGACGACGACGCGCTTCACCGGCGGAGTGGGAGCGGCCGCTCGCTCAACGGAGAGATTCACTGTCACGCCCCAAGCCTTAGCCGGAAACCGTAAGTCCTCCACTCGAATCGCTCTAAGGCACGCCAAGAAGAAAGCGCCCCGGGCCGAGATCGGCCCGGGGCGCCCATACCGCCGTACTCCTGGTGCTGAGACCAGTCCTACGAATGCGTCCGCAGCAGTGTCCGCATCGTCCGCATCGCGACCGACAGGTTCGCGAGGTCGAACGCCTCGGAACTCTGGATCTCCTCCAGTGTGGTGCGGGCCCGGCCGAGGATCGCCGCGTTCTTCTGCTCCCAGGCCTTGTAACGCTGCTCGGGCGTCGAGTCGCCGTCGCCCACCGCCAGGACGTCGGCGGTCAGCGCCGCGTGCGCCGCGTACAGGTCCTCGCGGATCGCCGCGCGGGCCATGGACTGCCAGCGGTCGGCGCGGGGCAGCTCGATGATGCGGTCCATGAGCTGGGTGATCCGCAGCCGGTCGGCGAGGTCGTAGTAGACCTCGGCGACGTCCAGCGGCTCCCGGCCCATGCGGTCGGCGACCGAGACGATGTCGAGCGTCGGGAAGGCGGAGGAGAACCCGGCCACGCGGGTGGCGAGTTCGTCCGGGACGCCGGCGCCCGTCAGCTCGTCGTGGATCTTCTGGTACCACTCCAGGTCCGCGCCGCGCAGCAGCTTCGGCAGCTGCCCCCAGACCTGCTCGACCCGGTCGGCGAAGAAGTCGACGGTCTCGGCGAGCTGGAGCGGCTGCGGCCGGTTGTTGAGCAGCCAGCGCGTGCCGCGCTCCACGAGACGGCGCGAGTGCAGCCGGATGCGGGTCTGGACGTCGGCCTCGGCCTTGTTGTCGAGCGCCTCGACCCCGTCCCACACCGGCGACTGGCGGAAGATCACCCGGGCCGCGGTCTGCGCCCGCACGATTTCCTCCAGCGACGCGCCGGTCTCCTCGCGCAGGCGGTGCAGATACGTCGTACCACCCGTGTTGACCGTGTCGTTGACCAGGACCGTCGTGGTGATCTCGCGGCGCAGCGGGTGCCCGTCGAGACGGTCCGGGAACTGCTCGCGCAGCTCGGTCGGGAAGTAGCAGTGCAGCAGGCCCCGCAGGTACGGGTCGTCGGGCAGCGAGGTGTGGAGCAGTTCCTCGGCGACCGTGATCTTCGTGTACGCCAGCAGGACGGCCGTCTCCGGGCTGGTCAGGCCCTGCCCCTGGGCGAGCCGCTCGCGGATCTGCCGGTCGGTGGGCAGGAACTCCAGTGCGCGGTCGAGGTGGCCCTCCCTGACCAGGTGCTTCATGAAGCGCTGCTGGGCGTGGAGCATGTCCTTGGACTGGGCGAGGGCATTGGCGATCGCCGTGTTCTGCGCGTAGTTGTTGCGCAGCACCAGGTGGCCGACCTCGTCGGTCATCTCGGCGAGCAGCTTGTTGCGCTGCTTGACGGTCATGTCGCCGTCCGTGACCAGGCCGTTGAGCAGGATCTTGATGTTCACCTCGTGGTCGGAGGTGTCCACGCCCGCGCTGTTGTCGATGGCGTCGGTGTTGATCCGGCCGCCGTGCAGCGCGAACTCGATCCGGCCGAGCTGGGTCAGGCCCAGGTTGCCGCCCTCGCCGACGACCTTGACGCGCAGGTCCTTGCCGTCGACGCGGATGGCGTCGTTGGCCTTGTCGCCGACGTCCGCGTTGGACTCGGCGGAGGACTTGACGTACGTACCGATGCCGCCGTTCCACAGCAGGTCCACCGGCGCCTGGAGGATCGCCTTCATCAGGTCGGCCGGGGTCAGCTTGGTGACCCTGGCCTCGATGCCGAGGGCCTCGCGGATGTGCGCGTTGACCGGGATCGCCTTGGCCGTACGCGGGAAGATACCGCCGCCGGCCGACAGCAGCTCCTTGTCGTACTCCTCCCAGCTGGAACGCGGCAGTTCGAACAGGCGGCGGCGCTCGGCGTAGGAGGTGGCGGCGTCCGGGTTCGGGTCGATGAAGATGTGCCGGTGGTCGAAGGCGGCCACCAGGCGGATGTGCTCGGAGAGCAGCATGCCGTTGCCGAACACGTCACCGGACATGTCGCCGATGCCGACGACCGTGAAGTCCTCGGTCTGGGTGTCCACGCCCAGCTCCCGGAAGTGCCGCTTGACGGACTCCCAGGCGCCGCGGGCGGTGATGCCCATGCCCTTGTGGTCGTAGCCGGCCGAGCCGCCGGAGGCGAAGGCGTCACCGAGCCAGAAGTTGTACTGCTCGGCGACCCCGTTGGCGATGTCGGAGAAGGTCGCGGTGCCCTTGTCGGCGGCGACGACGAGGTAGGTGTCGTCCTCGTCGTGCCGGACGACGTCCGCCGGGGGCACGACCTCGCCGGCCACCATGTTGTCGGTGATGTCGAGCAGCGCGGAGATGAACGTCTTGTAGCTGGCGATGCCCTCGGCCATCCACGCGTCGCGGTCGACGCTCGGGTCGGGCAGCTGCTTGGCGACGAAGCCGCCCTTGGCGCCGACCGGCACGATGACGGTGTTCTTCACCATCTGCGCCTTGACCAGGCCGAGGATCTCGGTACGGAAGTCCTCACGGCGGTCGGACCAGCGCAGGCCGCCGCGCGCGACCTTGCCGAAGCGCAGGTGCACACCCTCGACGCGCGGCGAGTACACCCAGATCTCGAACGCCGGCCGGGGTGCCGGCAGGTCGGGGATGGCCTGCGGGTCGAACTTCATGGAGACGTACTCGTGCGGCTTGCCGCCCGCCGCCTCCTGGAAGAAGTTGGTCCGCAGCGTCGCCTTGATGACCGTGAGGAAGGACCGCAGGATCCGGTCCTCGTCGAGGCTCGCGACCTGGTCGAGGGCCGCGTCGACCTCCTCCAGCAGCGCGTCCACGATCTCGTGTCCCGCGCGCTGCCGGTCCGGCGACATCCGCGCCTCGAACAGGGAGACGAGCAGGCGGGTGGTGTGGACGTTGTTGCGGAGGGTGTCCTCCATGTAGTCCTGGCTGAACGTGGACGCCGCCTGGCGCAGGTACTTCGCGTACGCCCGCAGCACCATCGCCTGGCGCCAGTTCAGCCCGGCGCTCAGCACCAGGGCGTTGAACCCGTCGTTCTCCGCCTTGCCGGTCCAGGTGGCGGCGAAGGCGTCCTGGAACCGCTCGCGGGCGTCGTCGCCGAGGTAGTCCCCGCCGTTGCGGGAGCGGGGCATGCGCAGGCCGAAGTCGTAGATCCAGGCCACGCTCCGGTCCGAGCAGCGCAGCTCGTACGGCCGCTCGTCGACGACCTCGACGCCGAGCCGGTTGAGGACCGGCAGCACCGCCGACAGGGAGATGGCGTCGCCCGTGCGGTAGATCTTGAAGCGGCGCTCCTCGGGGGCGGCGCCGACCGGCTCGTAGAGGCTGAGCGCGAAGTCCTGACCCTCCTCCTCGCTCAGTTGTTCGAGATGGACGAGATCGGCGACCGCGGCGCGCGGGTTGTGGTCGGCCTTGTAGCCCTCGGGGAAGGCGTGCGCGTACCGGCGCATCAGTTCCGCCGCGTGCTCCTCGCCGAGCTCGGCGTTGAGCGCCTCGGAGAAGGCGT
This region of Streptomyces caelestis genomic DNA includes:
- a CDS encoding ABC transporter permease — protein: MSQVLHTPPQAPAPADDDLAALAARHGLSVSGARPSLPEYVRQLWARRHFITAFATAKLTAQYSQAKLGQVWQVMTPLLNAAVYYFIFGVLLGTKHGVPDYIPFLVTGVFIWTFTQSSIMAGTRAISGNLGLVRALHFPRAALPLSFCLQQLQQLMFSMGALVVILLCFGVPVGVSWLLALPALFLQFTFNAGVSMVMARMGAKTPDVAQLMPFVLRTWMYVSGVMWSIDKLAQKDSLPHVVTVALAANPAAVYIDLMRFALIDSFHASQLPLHVWALAAGWALVAGVGGFIYFWKAEETYGRG
- a CDS encoding ABC transporter ATP-binding protein, whose protein sequence is MAEHLSEKIPTVVADGVDIVYRVNGTGAGRGSATAALNRMLRRKQTEKASGVRRVHAVKNVSFVAYRGEAIGLIGTNGSGKSTLLKAVAGLLPVENGRIHTDGQPSLLGVNAALMNDLTGERNVYLGGLAMGMSREQIKERYQDIVDFSGINEKGDFITLPMRTYSSGMAARLRFSIAAAKDHDVLLIDEALATGDRSFQKRSEERIRELRKHAGTVFLVSHNNKSIRDTCDRVLWLERGELRMDGPTEDVLKEYEAFTGDRSAKPKPKEPVPS
- a CDS encoding CDP-glycerol glycerophosphotransferase family protein, with amino-acid sequence MPELSVIVHGPNVQDHLTELLDSLAAHPLPDAEVIVAAVGDWARETAERHTPDGQVVPLPDGTGDAAARAAGAARASGRWLHFVHAKDGLPAGALRTVAERVAELPGEVDVLLLDHVRSTWHTSGMPSRDGSLLARAGRADVTLDDCAPLLRLTPLLGTRVLRADFWRAHEQRLTTDDEPYAALAALLLADRVACLPHVAYEDRRLRPASLPPVTPEQCYGLVERYESLLDLTRDRRAAHAALYDVMVRDCLRTFARGGMPEEVAREFFGRASLAALRRRPEGYRRPAGLEGVRRSLLEEGAYGRYRAFQVVNRTRRTARSAVRTRKRQAGAKLRDHQYRRALGRPVNPHLAVFSAYWNRGVACNPAAIAAKLAELAPQIHPVWVVTEENAALLPPGTDHVVPGSRRYWEVLATAKYLVNNVNFPNAVVKRPDAIHLQTHHGTPLKRMGIDQMAYPAAAQGLDFQALLARIDKWDYSVSANSHTTRMWERAYPSRYVSLDHGYPRNDVYYTAGAADIRQVRDRLGIAPGRRAVLYAPTHRDYEAGWTPRLDLAALADRLGDDTVLLVRGHYFYGGAASPLTNLRRTGRIIDVSSYDPVEELCLAADALVTDYSSIMFDYANLDRPIVIHADDWETYRTTRGVYFDLMAEAPGPIARTQQELTEILATEAWRDEGATKSRAVFRRRFCEYDDGRAAERVVRRVFLGQDERDLPPVLPIEERTPAPTPQEATA
- a CDS encoding glycosyltransferase family 2 protein produces the protein MRTPDVTVTVIVYNDAERLTRAVDSVRRQTHANVEIVISDDHSTDETPDVARRLAAEDPRVRHLRLERNSGGCSVPRNRALETARAPYLMFLDSDDELPDDAVELLLAAHREREIDFAMGAVQRVRVDNGRRSTWMPHLVAERRTLGGIEADPRLLFEHLATSKMYARAFLDRHGLRFPEGIHYEDQLFSAQAYCLAKSFTIIPEPVYRWYVAPFAASEAASISNQRHKLTNVRDRVHVQHLIDAFLAESGHESLREDKDHKFLKHDFRMYAGDLPYRDEEWLSSFADIVTPYLDTLTPGAFARLPRAERVVIQLIRDHRLPEARLAARGLGHGVAPRQVTTDEQGRTYWGDHIPSSDRSRRELDISDLELETRPFPSAQFRHEITEITRGPGASVDLSIRTYDPALRLPVGPHRATLLIAPGRRRLRVPFRLSPVRPGTFEGHAHLDLAAAPLPFQGFAGVRHPLVRLEHQGLSHTGLLLAPLTFPSLTTQVPSHRLTVEPEGHGPGRLQVRWEPVGVTARVVRPVVRRVARPRVKRAARLLASALK
- a CDS encoding GtrA family protein — encoded protein: MTVNLSVERAAAPTPPVKRVVVEVVNFALVGGSGVAVNFLVFNVLLHGLHRAAMPATVLASLVAMGTNYLGFRYFTYRDRASRTRRQIALFFGFSGVGVVMESGLFYAGYHGLGLAGPLESNAVKAASIVLASAFRFLVYRTWVFQHDARRT
- a CDS encoding NAD-glutamate dehydrogenase translates to MQTKLDEAKAELLERAARVAENSPVGGHLPTGSTGEETPDAQKAPDRESLLSFLQRYYLHTAPEDLTDRDPVDVFGAAVSHYRLAENRPQGTANVRVHTPTVEENGWTCSHSVVEVVTDDMPFLVDSVTNELTRQGRGIHVVIHPQFVVRRDVTGKLIEVLPKPATGLGDLPHDAHVESWIHVEIDRETDRADLKQITADLLRVLSDAREAVEDWGKMREAAIRLAEGLPDEPIPGDLPGPQVEEARELLRWLADDHFTFLGYREYELRGDDSLAAVPGTGLGILRADPHHSDQESHPVSPSFERLPADARAKAREHKLLVLTKANSRSTVHRPSYLDYIGVKKFDAEGNVIGERRFLGLFSSAAYTESVRRVPVIRRKVEEVLEQAGFSPNSHDGRDLLQILETYPRDELFQTPVDELRSIVTSVLYLQERRRLRLYLRQDEYGRYYSALVYLPRDRYTTAVRLRIIEILKEELGGISVDFTAWNTESILSRLHFVVRVPQGTELPELSDADKERIEARLVEAARSWEDAFSEALNAELGEEHAAELMRRYAHAFPEGYKADHNPRAAVADLVHLEQLSEEEGQDFALSLYEPVGAAPEERRFKIYRTGDAISLSAVLPVLNRLGVEVVDERPYELRCSDRSVAWIYDFGLRMPRSRNGGDYLGDDARERFQDAFAATWTGKAENDGFNALVLSAGLNWRQAMVLRAYAKYLRQAASTFSQDYMEDTLRNNVHTTRLLVSLFEARMSPDRQRAGHEIVDALLEEVDAALDQVASLDEDRILRSFLTVIKATLRTNFFQEAAGGKPHEYVSMKFDPQAIPDLPAPRPAFEIWVYSPRVEGVHLRFGKVARGGLRWSDRREDFRTEILGLVKAQMVKNTVIVPVGAKGGFVAKQLPDPSVDRDAWMAEGIASYKTFISALLDITDNMVAGEVVPPADVVRHDEDDTYLVVAADKGTATFSDIANGVAEQYNFWLGDAFASGGSAGYDHKGMGITARGAWESVKRHFRELGVDTQTEDFTVVGIGDMSGDVFGNGMLLSEHIRLVAAFDHRHIFIDPNPDAATSYAERRRLFELPRSSWEEYDKELLSAGGGIFPRTAKAIPVNAHIREALGIEARVTKLTPADLMKAILQAPVDLLWNGGIGTYVKSSAESNADVGDKANDAIRVDGKDLRVKVVGEGGNLGLTQLGRIEFALHGGRINTDAIDNSAGVDTSDHEVNIKILLNGLVTDGDMTVKQRNKLLAEMTDEVGHLVLRNNYAQNTAIANALAQSKDMLHAQQRFMKHLVREGHLDRALEFLPTDRQIRERLAQGQGLTSPETAVLLAYTKITVAEELLHTSLPDDPYLRGLLHCYFPTELREQFPDRLDGHPLRREITTTVLVNDTVNTGGTTYLHRLREETGASLEEIVRAQTAARVIFRQSPVWDGVEALDNKAEADVQTRIRLHSRRLVERGTRWLLNNRPQPLQLAETVDFFADRVEQVWGQLPKLLRGADLEWYQKIHDELTGAGVPDELATRVAGFSSAFPTLDIVSVADRMGREPLDVAEVYYDLADRLRITQLMDRIIELPRADRWQSMARAAIREDLYAAHAALTADVLAVGDGDSTPEQRYKAWEQKNAAILGRARTTLEEIQSSEAFDLANLSVAMRTMRTLLRTHS